The following DNA comes from Bradyrhizobium sp. SK17.
CCGTCGTTGACCCGATCGGTCCTGACATCGCTGAATTGAACGCGCGGCGCGCGCCAGCGCGGCAGGCCGGCAAAATAGGCTTTGACGCCGTCGCGGCCGCGATACAGCGTCGGGTTGGAGCCGAAGAAGAACGCGTGCTGCGAATAGAGCGCCGAGAGCGCGTCGGCGTCGAGCGTGCTGAATCCGGCAGACCATTTGGCAATGATGCCGGAGGCGATATCGTCGGTTTCACTTGGCATCGATCGCGTCCGTCTGTTGTCGCTCTACTGCGCTAGCTCTTGCCGCCGACTTCCTTGGCGAAGGTGTCGCGCAGGCCGATGGTGCGGTTGAACACCAACCTGTCGGGCGTCGAATCCGCATCGCGCACGAAATAGCCCTGCCGCTCGAACTGCATCGCGTCGGGCGAATTGCCCTCGGCGATCGCGGGCTCGACCCGGGCATCGCTGAGCACTTCCAGCGACTGCGGATTGAGGTCGGCGGCGAAGCTGGCGGCGTTCGGGCTCGGGTTGGCGAACAGCTGGTTGTAGACGCGGATCTCCGCGGGCTTCGACTGCGCCGCCGGCAGCCAGTGCATCGTTGCCTTCACCTT
Coding sequences within:
- a CDS encoding nuclear transport factor 2 family protein — protein: MPSETDDIASGIIAKWSAGFSTLDADALSALYSQHAFFFGSNPTLYRGRDGVKAYFAGLPRWRAPRVQFSDVRTDRVNDGLVNMAGIASFFLDGDAPSLVVKITWVITREEGDWKIACHHVSSQTPLI